From a single Fulvivirga ulvae genomic region:
- a CDS encoding DUF4159 domain-containing protein, translating to MTYRKAILLIATGLVFIAYAAHAQVQIKIAKLKYDGGGDWYANKTALPNLIQFCNRELNTSLDPEDEVVDVSSPDLFLYPYIYMTGHGNVVFSSSDAENLRTYLEAGGFLHIDDNYGLDQFVKLEMKKVFPELEFVEIPFDHPIYHQKFDFPNGLPKIHEHDGKPAQGFGLIYKGRLVCFYSYESDLGNGWEDQSIHKDPEAKRQQALKMGANIIAYCFTHYQ from the coding sequence ATGACGTATAGAAAAGCAATACTTCTTATAGCAACAGGCCTGGTATTTATAGCATATGCGGCCCACGCCCAGGTACAGATTAAAATAGCCAAATTAAAATATGACGGTGGCGGCGACTGGTATGCCAACAAAACAGCCCTACCCAACCTGATCCAGTTTTGCAACAGGGAACTAAACACCAGCCTGGACCCGGAGGATGAGGTAGTTGATGTGAGCAGCCCCGATCTGTTCCTCTATCCTTACATATACATGACCGGCCATGGCAATGTGGTTTTCTCCAGCAGCGATGCAGAAAATTTAAGAACTTACCTGGAAGCGGGCGGTTTCCTCCATATTGACGATAATTATGGTCTAGACCAGTTTGTCAAACTGGAGATGAAAAAGGTGTTTCCTGAACTGGAGTTTGTTGAGATCCCTTTCGACCACCCCATTTATCATCAAAAATTTGACTTCCCGAACGGGTTGCCCAAAATACATGAACACGATGGTAAGCCAGCCCAGGGCTTTGGTCTGATATATAAAGGCAGGCTTGTATGCTTCTACAGCTATGAAAGTGACCTCGGCAATGGCTGGGAGGACCAGTCCATCCACAAAGACCCTGAGGCCAAGCGACAGCAGGCATTAAAGATGGGTGCTAATATTATCGCCTACTGCTTTACTCATTATCAATAG
- a CDS encoding MarR family winged helix-turn-helix transcriptional regulator: protein MDSTSILINIRKILRSVNLESKRIQKEYGISIPQLLTLNYLKTCDDFKATHGQISKYLNLNSSTVTGIISRLEKKSYVAKLPNLKDKRITYVALTTSGASLLKKAPELMHEQLQTKLNKLSEDQLKEIERGFKLLIDVMGIDNIDAYPLVTLDDLLPSQDDK, encoded by the coding sequence TTGGATTCAACTAGTATACTAATCAATATTCGAAAAATTCTTCGATCCGTCAACCTGGAGTCAAAAAGAATCCAGAAGGAATATGGTATCAGTATTCCACAGTTGTTAACGTTAAACTACCTGAAAACGTGCGATGACTTCAAAGCTACACACGGACAGATCTCCAAATACCTGAACCTGAACTCAAGTACCGTTACAGGGATAATCAGCAGACTGGAAAAGAAAAGCTATGTAGCCAAACTACCTAATCTGAAAGACAAGAGGATCACCTATGTGGCACTGACTACAAGTGGTGCATCCCTTCTTAAAAAGGCACCAGAGCTTATGCACGAGCAGTTACAGACCAAGCTTAATAAACTATCGGAGGATCAGCTTAAGGAAATAGAGCGTGGTTTTAAACTTTTGATCGATGTTATGGGTATTGATAATATCGATGCTTACCCACTGGTGACGCTTGATGATTTGTTGCCTTCTCAGGATGATAAATAA
- a CDS encoding sodium:solute symporter family protein — protein MHAIDLAIFAIYMLAMLGVGFFFLKKNKDTDDYYVGGRKMGSWHVGLSVVATDVGGGFSIGLGGLGFTMGISGSWMLFTGLIGAWLAAVFLIPKVSRLSKLHNFLTFPQIFGHFYNGYVALLAGIISAIGYIGFTSSQILAGAKLASASFVELDLNTALIIMGVIAIVYTVMGGMKAVIYTDTIQWIILMSGLIFIGIPLGYMAIGGYDAISAILPAEYLSFGNIKWQTFVNWGITIIPIWFVGMTLYQRIYSCRGEKEARKAWFIAGLFEWPIMAMMGVLLGLFARVAAEQGMFVNLGYASVGDIDSEMGLPLLLRSILPVGLMGLMMSAYFSAIMSTADSCLMAASGNILTDVLGRWLHIGRSEKSILRTSQVLTLVIGIAALILATFMQNVLELMLYSYAFMVSGLFVPVIAALFVKNSSSLAAFLAMLTGGIVTLSLILSQQKLPMGLDANFYGITSSLMMFIVVNEVRRKQKLKNA, from the coding sequence ATGCACGCTATTGACCTGGCGATTTTCGCCATTTACATGTTGGCCATGTTGGGAGTTGGATTTTTCTTTCTGAAGAAAAACAAAGACACTGACGATTATTATGTGGGAGGTAGAAAAATGGGGTCGTGGCATGTGGGCTTGTCCGTGGTGGCCACTGATGTTGGCGGCGGTTTCTCAATCGGGCTCGGCGGACTCGGTTTTACAATGGGAATATCCGGTTCGTGGATGTTGTTTACCGGTCTGATTGGGGCATGGCTTGCTGCGGTATTCCTTATTCCAAAAGTCAGTCGGTTATCAAAGCTTCATAATTTCCTCACTTTCCCCCAAATATTCGGTCATTTTTACAATGGCTATGTAGCCTTGTTGGCCGGTATCATTTCAGCCATAGGTTATATCGGTTTCACCAGCTCTCAGATTCTGGCCGGAGCAAAGCTTGCATCCGCTTCATTTGTAGAACTCGACCTGAATACAGCTCTTATCATCATGGGGGTAATTGCCATAGTTTATACCGTAATGGGCGGCATGAAGGCCGTTATTTACACTGATACCATCCAGTGGATTATATTAATGTCAGGTCTGATATTCATAGGTATCCCGTTAGGTTATATGGCTATTGGTGGCTATGATGCTATTTCAGCCATACTGCCTGCCGAATACCTTTCCTTTGGTAATATCAAATGGCAAACCTTCGTTAACTGGGGCATTACCATCATACCTATCTGGTTTGTGGGTATGACACTCTACCAGCGGATCTACTCTTGCAGAGGAGAAAAGGAAGCCCGGAAAGCATGGTTTATTGCGGGGCTGTTTGAGTGGCCGATTATGGCTATGATGGGCGTTTTGCTGGGGCTTTTTGCCAGAGTGGCTGCAGAGCAAGGTATGTTTGTGAACCTGGGATATGCTAGTGTCGGAGACATAGATTCAGAAATGGGTCTTCCACTTTTACTTCGAAGCATCCTGCCCGTTGGATTAATGGGGCTTATGATGTCAGCTTATTTTTCAGCCATTATGTCTACCGCAGACAGCTGTCTTATGGCCGCTTCTGGCAATATTCTTACAGATGTGCTGGGGAGATGGCTGCACATTGGCAGGAGTGAAAAAAGTATCCTGAGAACTTCGCAGGTGCTTACACTCGTTATAGGTATAGCCGCGCTTATTCTGGCCACATTTATGCAGAATGTTCTGGAGTTAATGCTTTATTCATATGCATTTATGGTTTCGGGACTGTTTGTCCCCGTCATTGCGGCTTTGTTCGTTAAAAACAGCAGTTCCCTGGCAGCATTTCTTGCCATGTTAACAGGAGGGATAGTCACGCTTTCCCTTATTCTTAGTCAGCAAAAGCTGCCTATGGGGCTGGATGCTAATTTCTATGGAATCACTTCTTCACTGATGATGTTTATTGTGGTCAATGAAGTGAGAAGGAAACAAAAATTAAAAAATGCTTAA
- a CDS encoding GNAT family N-acetyltransferase, protein MTPAETVGLIHRKEVADFLYVHLDEFGDEKTDILKAIDYALDSGVTPGGFVVTARLEGKIIGAVVINRTGMAGYIPENILVYIAMDSAHRGKGIGKELMQKAIDKADGDIALHVEPNNPAKFLYEKLGFTNKYLEMRLKK, encoded by the coding sequence ATGACACCTGCAGAAACGGTAGGATTGATACACCGCAAAGAGGTGGCAGACTTCTTATATGTTCACCTGGATGAGTTCGGAGATGAAAAGACAGATATACTAAAAGCAATTGATTATGCTCTGGACAGTGGCGTTACACCGGGCGGGTTTGTAGTAACGGCACGGCTGGAGGGCAAGATCATAGGGGCTGTAGTTATCAACAGAACCGGCATGGCTGGTTATATTCCTGAAAATATACTGGTTTATATTGCCATGGACTCTGCACATCGAGGCAAAGGCATCGGAAAGGAGCTGATGCAAAAAGCCATTGATAAAGCAGATGGTGATATAGCCTTGCATGTAGAGCCTAACAATCCAGCCAAATTCCTTTATGAGAAACTGGGCTTTACCAATAAGTACCTTGAAATGAGACTTAAAAAATAA
- a CDS encoding amidohydrolase, protein MPIKDTTLQKLQQLRKELHQEPEVSGEEKKTALKIKHFIEQFGPDEVLTEIGGDGMVFFFDGSEPGPTVMIRAELDGLPIEEINDVPHRSKTEGKAHLCGHDGHMTMVAGLAPLLADQRPEKGRIALLFQPAEETGEGAGRMIGDNAFEGLKVDYIFALHNLPGFSKNEIIVKDGVFAAASKGLIIELQGKTSHAAEPHNGISPAIAVAEIIKLIENAPSALSDLKDFTLATVVHARLGDRAFGVTPGKAVVMATIRAYHDEDLARLEDEIEKNTKVIAEKYKLKVQISDTEIFSSTLSDKNCCEYIKNAARQLNLSVTEIEQPFRWSEDFGLFTQKFKGALFGLGSGEDMPDLHNPNYDFPDEILSTGILMFHNIINQLLKTENA, encoded by the coding sequence ATGCCGATAAAGGATACGACACTGCAAAAACTGCAGCAGCTACGCAAGGAACTGCACCAAGAGCCGGAAGTTTCTGGTGAGGAGAAGAAAACTGCCCTCAAAATAAAGCACTTTATTGAGCAGTTTGGCCCTGATGAAGTTCTTACTGAGATCGGAGGAGATGGAATGGTTTTCTTTTTTGATGGGAGCGAACCAGGCCCGACTGTTATGATCAGGGCAGAGCTCGACGGCCTGCCGATTGAAGAGATCAACGATGTGCCGCATCGCTCTAAAACAGAGGGTAAAGCACACCTATGCGGGCACGATGGCCACATGACAATGGTGGCTGGTCTGGCCCCGCTGCTGGCTGATCAAAGGCCGGAAAAAGGCAGGATTGCATTATTGTTTCAGCCAGCCGAAGAAACGGGGGAAGGAGCAGGAAGAATGATAGGAGATAATGCGTTTGAGGGTCTGAAAGTGGATTATATCTTCGCCCTTCATAACCTGCCCGGGTTTTCCAAAAATGAAATTATAGTTAAGGATGGTGTTTTTGCCGCAGCCTCAAAAGGATTGATTATAGAGCTTCAGGGTAAAACCTCCCATGCGGCAGAACCTCATAATGGCATTAGTCCGGCTATCGCTGTGGCTGAAATCATAAAACTGATTGAAAACGCACCCTCGGCGTTGAGCGATCTAAAAGATTTTACACTGGCTACTGTGGTACATGCCAGGCTGGGAGACCGTGCTTTTGGTGTCACTCCCGGTAAGGCGGTAGTTATGGCCACTATCCGGGCTTATCACGATGAAGATCTTGCCCGGTTGGAAGATGAAATCGAAAAGAATACCAAAGTCATCGCCGAAAAATATAAGTTAAAAGTACAAATCAGTGATACTGAAATATTCAGCTCAACCTTAAGTGACAAAAATTGTTGTGAGTATATAAAAAATGCTGCGCGACAATTGAATCTGTCTGTTACGGAAATAGAGCAACCTTTCAGGTGGAGTGAAGATTTCGGTCTTTTTACACAAAAATTTAAGGGCGCCCTTTTTGGACTTGGCTCAGGAGAGGATATGCCTGATTTACATAACCCAAATTACGACTTTCCTGATGAGATTTTGAGCACTGGCATTTTAATGTTTCACAACATCATAAACCAGCTTTTAAAAACAGAAAATGCATAG
- the alr gene encoding alanine racemase, with product MHSTSTIVLNSEALKSNIEFIRSRLGENVKLSSVVKGNAYGHGIEAVVPMIEKCGVDHFSVFSADEAYKVYKVLDKKCTILVMGAVYNHDVAWLVEQGIEFFIFDLERARVALDAARKTGKPALIHIEVETGMNRTGFSRGELELLVNLINENSQHLIPRGLCTHYAGAESIANYVRVQKQIKKFNKTYELLKKKGVTPAVRHTACSAAAMAYPKTHMDMVRVGILQYGYWPSKEIFIDYLGKLKTEHKTDPLKRVITWSSYVMGIKVVKAGEFIGYGTSYLAQQNMVIATIPVGYAHGYSRVLSNQGRVLINGRRVGVIGTVNMNMMMVDITDVTGVSKGTEVTLIGGHEETAISVASFGELSNQLNYELLTRLPHDIPRITE from the coding sequence ATGCATAGTACATCTACAATTGTGCTTAATTCAGAGGCGCTAAAATCCAACATTGAATTTATCAGATCCAGACTGGGCGAAAATGTAAAGCTGTCATCGGTGGTGAAAGGCAACGCCTACGGACACGGGATAGAAGCTGTGGTACCCATGATTGAAAAGTGCGGTGTAGATCACTTTTCTGTATTTAGTGCCGATGAAGCTTACAAAGTATATAAAGTGCTGGACAAAAAATGCACAATACTGGTAATGGGAGCAGTTTATAACCACGACGTAGCTTGGCTGGTAGAGCAGGGAATAGAGTTTTTCATATTTGATCTGGAAAGAGCCCGGGTGGCGCTGGATGCTGCCAGGAAAACAGGTAAGCCTGCGCTGATCCATATCGAAGTTGAAACCGGTATGAACCGGACCGGCTTCAGCCGCGGCGAACTGGAGCTGTTGGTCAACCTGATCAATGAAAACAGCCAACATCTGATACCCCGTGGACTATGTACGCATTATGCCGGAGCAGAAAGTATAGCTAATTATGTGAGAGTCCAGAAACAGATCAAGAAATTTAACAAAACCTATGAATTGTTGAAGAAAAAAGGAGTGACTCCTGCTGTAAGGCATACTGCCTGCTCTGCTGCTGCCATGGCATACCCCAAAACCCATATGGATATGGTAAGGGTAGGCATTCTTCAGTATGGCTACTGGCCAAGTAAGGAGATATTCATTGATTACCTGGGTAAGCTTAAAACAGAACATAAAACTGACCCCTTAAAGAGGGTTATTACCTGGTCCAGCTATGTAATGGGCATAAAAGTAGTTAAGGCGGGAGAATTCATCGGGTACGGTACGAGCTACCTGGCTCAGCAAAATATGGTAATAGCAACTATTCCGGTTGGCTATGCCCATGGTTATAGCAGAGTACTTAGTAATCAGGGGCGTGTGCTGATCAATGGTCGCAGAGTGGGGGTAATCGGAACCGTTAATATGAATATGATGATGGTAGATATTACTGATGTGACTGGTGTTTCAAAGGGAACTGAAGTAACTTTAATAGGCGGGCATGAGGAAACGGCCATATCTGTAGCTTCATTTGGAGAGCTGAGTAATCAGCTAAACTACGAGCTGCTCACCAGGTTGCCTCATGATATTCCCCGTATAACTGAATAA
- a CDS encoding alanine racemase: MAFLELYKDRLKHNYQYLSRLFEDRDIEWGVVTKLLCGNKSYIREVINLGAREIHDSRISNLKVVKSIDKKVQTVYIKPPAKRSIPNLIKYADVSFNTSYSTIKLLSEEAGRQNKKHKVIIMIEMGDLREGVLGENVIDFYERIFELPNIEVTGIGTNLNCLHGVMPSQDKLIQLSLYKQLIEAKFNRQIPWVSGGTSVTIPLLLKKMRPMGINHFRVGEILYFGLNLFTMKTVKGMRDDVFKLYTEIIELYEKPKVPMGELAENPSGEVMVINEDDYGKTSYRAIIDIGLLDISPEYLIPDDPKIEISGASSDMLVIDLGKTRRNYKVGDLVSFKLRYMGALSILNSDYIDKKII, encoded by the coding sequence ATGGCTTTTTTAGAATTATATAAAGATCGCTTAAAACACAATTATCAATATCTGTCAAGACTTTTTGAAGACCGGGATATAGAGTGGGGGGTGGTCACCAAGCTGCTTTGTGGTAATAAAAGCTATATCAGGGAGGTTATAAACCTTGGAGCCAGAGAGATTCATGATTCCAGAATAAGTAACCTTAAGGTAGTTAAGAGTATTGACAAAAAGGTGCAGACTGTTTATATAAAACCACCTGCCAAACGCAGCATTCCGAACCTGATCAAATATGCTGATGTGAGTTTTAATACTAGCTATTCTACCATAAAGCTCCTGTCAGAAGAGGCAGGACGGCAAAATAAAAAGCACAAGGTTATCATCATGATCGAAATGGGTGACCTGAGGGAAGGTGTGCTTGGAGAAAATGTCATTGATTTTTATGAGCGCATATTTGAGCTTCCCAATATCGAAGTGACCGGTATAGGAACCAACCTCAATTGCCTGCATGGTGTTATGCCCTCTCAGGATAAGCTAATCCAGCTCAGCTTGTATAAACAACTTATAGAAGCCAAATTCAACAGGCAGATACCCTGGGTTTCCGGAGGTACTTCTGTTACCATTCCGCTACTCCTCAAAAAAATGAGACCAATGGGCATCAACCATTTCAGAGTAGGAGAGATCCTCTATTTTGGGCTCAACCTCTTTACCATGAAAACAGTCAAAGGCATGAGGGATGATGTATTTAAACTATATACAGAGATCATTGAGCTGTATGAGAAGCCAAAAGTGCCTATGGGCGAGCTGGCGGAAAACCCTTCCGGTGAGGTAATGGTGATCAACGAGGATGACTACGGTAAAACTTCATACCGTGCCATTATAGATATCGGGTTACTTGATATCTCACCCGAATATCTGATCCCGGATGATCCGAAAATAGAAATTAGCGGCGCCAGTAGTGATATGCTTGTTATCGACCTGGGCAAAACAAGGCGAAACTATAAAGTAGGAGACCTTGTGTCTTTTAAATTGAGGTATATGGGCGCCCTGAGTATTCTGAATTCAGATTATATTGACAAGAAGATCATTTAG